A window from Oncorhynchus gorbuscha isolate QuinsamMale2020 ecotype Even-year unplaced genomic scaffold, OgorEven_v1.0 Un_scaffold_2386, whole genome shotgun sequence encodes these proteins:
- the LOC124025726 gene encoding uncharacterized protein LOC124025726 isoform X1, which translates to MADVPQSFLGLLVTVLYLLTGVSGETLSMFSRVGDDVSLPCNNVVHPDCSSTTWIYNRDGSTGNIEEVTLGKIKVVQKERAERLSLGSNCSLHVSNVRAEDVGLYTCQQYLKETGPKHGGDAPVHLSVLTISSTTAVTDLKPNVKMTLRCSLLTDTQHGTCRSGFSLSWGPKTGTKAQVTQDSSCDITLTVTLQKEDNNRKWTCTLTEKGNMKISIDFTSTFSGMCSCYVPII; encoded by the exons atGGCTGATGTCCCTCAATCATTTTTGGGATTGCTTGTGACCGTTTTGTACCTTCTAACAg GTGTCAGTGGAGAaactctctctatgttctccagAGTGGGAGATGATGTCAGTCTGCCGTGTAACAATGTGGTTCATCCAGACTGCTCCTCTACTACATGGATCTATAACAGAGATGGATCTACTGGTAATATTGAAGAGGTCACATTGGGGAAGATCAAAGTtgtccagaaagagagagcagagagactgaGTTTAGGGTCTAACTGTTCTCTACATGTTAGCAATGTCAGGGCTGAGGATGTTGGACTCTACACCTGTCAACAATACCTTAAAGAGACTGGACCAAAACATGGAGGTGATgctcctgttcatctgtctgttctAACTA tctccTCTACCACAGCAGTGACAGATCTGAAGCCTAATGTTAAAATGACATTACGGTGTTCTCTGCTCACCGATACGCAACATGGAACGTGCCGGTCAGGATTTAGTCTCAGCTGGGGCCCTAAAACAGGTACTAAAGCCCAGGTCACACAGGATTCTTCCTGTGACATCACTCTGACTGTGACACTCCAGAAGGAGGACAACAACAGGAAGTGGACGTGCACACTGACTGAAAAGGGAAACATGAAGATCTCCATTGACTTCACCTCCACATTCTCAGGTATGTGTTCTTGTTATGTTCCTATAATCTGA
- the LOC124025726 gene encoding uncharacterized protein LOC124025726 isoform X2, producing the protein MADVPQSFLGLLVTVLYLLTGVSGETLSMFSRVGDDVSLPCNNVVHPDCSSTTWIYNRDGSTGNIEEVTLGKIKVVQKERAERLSLGSNCSLHVSNVRAEDVGLYTCQQYLKETGPKHGVSSTTAVTDLKPNVKMTLRCSLLTDTQHGTCRSGFSLSWGPKTGTKAQVTQDSSCDITLTVTLQKEDNNRKWTCTLTEKGNMKISIDFTSTFSGMCSCYVPII; encoded by the exons atGGCTGATGTCCCTCAATCATTTTTGGGATTGCTTGTGACCGTTTTGTACCTTCTAACAg GTGTCAGTGGAGAaactctctctatgttctccagAGTGGGAGATGATGTCAGTCTGCCGTGTAACAATGTGGTTCATCCAGACTGCTCCTCTACTACATGGATCTATAACAGAGATGGATCTACTGGTAATATTGAAGAGGTCACATTGGGGAAGATCAAAGTtgtccagaaagagagagcagagagactgaGTTTAGGGTCTAACTGTTCTCTACATGTTAGCAATGTCAGGGCTGAGGATGTTGGACTCTACACCTGTCAACAATACCTTAAAGAGACTGGACCAAAACATGGAG tctccTCTACCACAGCAGTGACAGATCTGAAGCCTAATGTTAAAATGACATTACGGTGTTCTCTGCTCACCGATACGCAACATGGAACGTGCCGGTCAGGATTTAGTCTCAGCTGGGGCCCTAAAACAGGTACTAAAGCCCAGGTCACACAGGATTCTTCCTGTGACATCACTCTGACTGTGACACTCCAGAAGGAGGACAACAACAGGAAGTGGACGTGCACACTGACTGAAAAGGGAAACATGAAGATCTCCATTGACTTCACCTCCACATTCTCAGGTATGTGTTCTTGTTATGTTCCTATAATCTGA